The Scomber scombrus chromosome 5, fScoSco1.1, whole genome shotgun sequence genome window below encodes:
- the siae gene encoding sialate O-acetylesterase, with protein MTAAYRSAHFNAGCLLIMATTLCAVFLLIASSHAYDGNLSFASYYGDHMVLKMAPEKAVLWGYGPEGEQVTVFLSGPVKQKTSPVTVTKGIWRVTLDPVEAGGPYIVTAAVHNMTATLTDVLFGDVWLCGGQSNMLFEVYKLLNASEELAQAEKYPHVRTFMVALNRSNDELTELIQVELPWSVPTAENLPGFSAVCWLFGRYMYKHLKYPIGMVESCWGGTPVEAWSSSRALQRCELESTGANHYENNSVMWNSMIHPLLNMTLKGAIWYQGEANVEYHQDKYNCSFPAMIDDWRMAFHLGSGGQTAIDFPFGFVQLSTDQKGSADDGYPNVRWHQTADTGFVPNPRMKRTFMAVALDLPDEISPYGTIHPRDKEDVAYRLTLGARAVAYNEPHVPFLGPFPSKITSSQMYVNITYDQMVSATPSKYIFEICCSEILAPRGPKSQWVPAPIMRSNSTTVMLSASFCPSTTEVAALRYAWRDWPCDFKACPIYSANRVLPAPPFIAHRTTTEGHFWRR; from the exons ATGACTGCGGCGTACAGAAGTGCTCACTTTAACGCGGGTTGTCTGCTCATCATGGCGACAACACTGTGCGCTGTTTTTCTACTTATTGCTTCAAGTCACGCATACG ATGGGAACCTGTCCTTTGCTTCCTACTATGGAGACCACATGGTGCTGAAGATGGCTCCAGAGAAAGCTGTGCTGTGGGGCTATGGCCCTGAGGGTGAACAGGTCACCGTCTTCTTGTCAGGACCAGTAAAACAGAAAACCTCACCGGTCACTGTGACAAAAG gcatctGGCGAGTCACCCTTGACCCTGTTGAAGCTGGTGGTCCCTACATTGTGACGGCAGCTGTTCACAACATGACAGCCACTCTGACAGATGTGCTGTTTGGAGACGTTTGGCTGTGTGGAGGACAGAGCAACATGCTTTTTGAAGTCTATAAG CTGCTCAATGCATCGGAGGAGCTGGCTCAGGCAGAAAAGTATCCTCATGTGAGGACTTTTATGGTGGCCTTGAACCGAAGTAACGATGAGCTGACTGAATTGATTCAAGTGGAGCTTCCCTGGTCTGTGCCCACAGCAG AAAATCTGCCTGGGTTCTCTGCAGTGTGCTGGCTCTTTGGTCGTTACATGTATAAGCACCTGAAGTACCCAATAGGAATGGTGGAGTCCTGTTGGGGAGGCACGCCGGTCGAAGCGTGGTCATCTTCCCGAGCACTGCAGCGCTGTGAACTAGAGTCGACAGGAGCCAA CCACTATGAGAACAACTCCGTCATGTGGAATTCAATGATCCACCCGTTACTTAACATGACCCTCAAAGGAGCCATCTGGTACCAAG GTGAGGCGAATGTGGAGTATCATCAAGACAAGTACAACTGTTCTTTCCCTGCTATGATTGATGACTGGAGGATGGCGTTTCACCTGGGCTCAGGGGGGCAGACTGCAATCGACTTCCCTTTTGGATTTGTCCAG CTGTCCACCGATCAAAAAGGCTCCGCAGATGATGGCTATCCCAACGTCCGCTGGCACCAGACAGCCGATACTGGCTTTGTTCCAAACCCCCGGATGAAGAGGACATTCATGGCTGTGGCTCTGGATTTGCCGGATGAAATATCTCCCTACGGCAC GATCCATCCCCGTGACAAGGAGGATGTAGCCTACAGACTGACGTTGGGAGCAAGGGCAGTGGCTTATAATGAGCCGCACGTACCCTTCCTTGGGCCGTTTCCCAGCAAAATCACGTCCTCTCAGATGTATGTCAATATTACCTACGACCAGATGGTCTCTGCCACACcatctaaatacatttttgag aTATGTTGCTCGGAGATTTTAGCTCCACGTGGGCCTAAATCCCAATGGGTTCCAGCTCCAATCATGCGGTCGAACTCCACTACTGTTATGTTATCTGCCAGTTTCTGTCCGTCGACTACTGAGGTAGCTGCTCTTCGATATGCATGGAGAGACTGGCCCTGTGACTTCAAAGCCTGTCCCATCTACAGCGCCAACAGGGTTTTACCTGCACCTCCATTTATTGCCCACCGCACAACGACTGAAGGACATTTTTGGAGAAGGTAA